The following are from one region of the Anolis carolinensis isolate JA03-04 unplaced genomic scaffold, rAnoCar3.1.pri scaffold_15, whole genome shotgun sequence genome:
- the LOC134292338 gene encoding general transcription factor II-I repeat domain-containing protein 1-like isoform X3 — MVSRPVSDGTVPKRKRKRISEGNSVSSSSSSSSSSHLETTSNNNQFSLMQWPMYMLDYGGLNVPLPGAMNYSDLSF; from the exons TGAGTGACGGCACGGTCCCCAAGCGGAAGCGGAAGCGCATCTCCGAAGGGAACTCCGTCTCGTCCTCCtcgtcatcctcctcctcttcccacctGGAGACCACGTCAAACAACAACCAGTTTTCCCTGATG CAGTGGCCCATGTACATGCTGGACTACGGCGGCCTCAATGTTCCGCTTCCGGGAGCCATGAATTATTCGGACCTCAGTTTCTGA